A genomic window from Acinetobacter chinensis includes:
- a CDS encoding Ig-like domain-containing protein, giving the protein MTRIVVASKQKMSLLQDTQAGSVVLEQPSIIQIGIAKENISSMVRSGNSLQITLKNGEKIVLENFFTENGSPHSLAFPDKSGKFLVAEFDEAGKLIKYNPVDHLSQLGSSINSTGLTETQQTAVVTDGVDDGGIAWSSVLKTGLAVLGAEAVYLVAFDKDDDKDKDNTNVDLTPPAAPVAALDTDGKVMSGTAEVGSTVYVKDLQGNILGQAVADSTGKYEIKLDKAVTDGAKVIVTAKDQAGNESKQTVVTGTKDTVSPDKAQAQASDSGSIVTGKAEVGAKIYVYGPDGKTVIGGPVTVASDGKFSVTVTPALKAGEKGTVVVEDGAGNRSEAAEVEVGKDTLPPDQPKVTVSDKGDLIKGIVEAGAKVKVMDAAGKVIGEATADNQGNFTVTLNPPLTDKAKGTVVVEDAAGNQSKSMEVIAGKDNIAPDAPVAVLNDEGTIVTGKAEPGSKIEVRSSADGTLLGYAEVKDDGTYTLTLSKALTDNTLAKVYASDKSGNQSSATEIKGTKDTIPPGKVEEVKAYDDTGSTKLNIGNDGKTKDSTPVFEGKGEAGATVYIYQDGKPVASVKVDENGKWTYTTDELAPGSYSYTFRQVDKSGLNGQESDPFKFTVESTVKTAALESHDSAVSSDQTADTVNDQSLAKLLNAPVPVMDSFSIAEDQSPLNSETLQIQQLFKDTASGSDAGTIDLSTVLPENAMAASQGQSAPTQTEPVTVSIRIDLNELLNQNIPLI; this is encoded by the coding sequence ATGACAAGAATTGTAGTGGCTTCCAAGCAAAAAATGAGTCTGTTGCAGGATACACAGGCTGGAAGCGTGGTTCTGGAACAGCCATCCATTATTCAGATTGGAATAGCAAAAGAAAATATTTCCTCAATGGTTCGTTCAGGTAACAGTCTTCAGATTACCCTGAAAAATGGTGAAAAAATTGTCCTGGAAAATTTCTTTACTGAAAATGGAAGTCCTCACTCACTGGCATTCCCTGATAAATCAGGGAAATTTTTGGTTGCGGAGTTTGATGAAGCAGGCAAGCTGATTAAATATAATCCTGTAGATCATCTGAGTCAGCTGGGCAGCTCGATAAACAGTACAGGATTGACTGAAACTCAGCAGACCGCTGTTGTCACTGATGGTGTGGATGACGGTGGAATCGCGTGGTCGTCGGTATTAAAAACAGGACTGGCTGTACTGGGGGCAGAAGCGGTTTACCTTGTTGCATTTGATAAAGATGATGACAAAGATAAAGACAACACAAATGTAGATCTGACACCACCTGCTGCTCCTGTCGCTGCTCTGGATACTGATGGAAAAGTAATGTCTGGTACAGCAGAGGTGGGTTCAACAGTCTATGTAAAAGATCTGCAGGGAAATATTCTTGGTCAGGCGGTTGCAGACAGTACCGGCAAATATGAAATTAAGCTGGATAAGGCTGTTACAGATGGCGCTAAGGTTATTGTTACAGCTAAAGACCAGGCAGGAAATGAGTCAAAACAAACTGTTGTGACAGGCACTAAAGATACTGTCAGTCCAGATAAAGCCCAGGCGCAGGCGAGTGACAGTGGTTCAATTGTCACAGGTAAAGCTGAAGTTGGGGCAAAAATATATGTCTATGGTCCAGATGGTAAAACTGTGATTGGTGGACCTGTCACAGTGGCGAGTGATGGAAAGTTTTCCGTAACGGTAACTCCTGCACTGAAAGCCGGTGAAAAAGGAACGGTGGTCGTAGAAGATGGCGCTGGTAACAGATCTGAGGCTGCTGAAGTGGAAGTTGGAAAGGATACTTTACCACCCGATCAGCCAAAAGTGACCGTCAGTGACAAAGGTGATCTGATTAAAGGGATTGTGGAGGCTGGAGCAAAAGTAAAAGTAATGGATGCAGCGGGTAAAGTCATTGGGGAGGCAACAGCGGATAACCAGGGTAATTTTACAGTGACACTGAATCCGCCACTGACCGATAAAGCAAAAGGTACAGTTGTTGTTGAGGATGCAGCAGGTAATCAGTCCAAATCAATGGAAGTGATTGCAGGTAAGGATAATATTGCCCCTGATGCGCCAGTAGCTGTGCTGAATGATGAAGGAACAATTGTAACGGGTAAGGCAGAGCCAGGTAGCAAGATTGAGGTGCGAAGCAGTGCAGATGGTACTTTACTGGGTTATGCAGAAGTTAAAGATGATGGTACTTATACGCTTACCTTATCCAAAGCTCTGACGGATAATACACTGGCAAAAGTCTATGCTTCAGATAAGTCTGGAAATCAGTCTTCAGCAACTGAAATTAAAGGCACCAAAGATACAATTCCTCCTGGTAAAGTGGAAGAAGTAAAGGCGTATGATGATACAGGTTCAACAAAATTAAATATTGGAAATGATGGAAAAACCAAAGACAGTACGCCAGTTTTTGAAGGCAAGGGTGAAGCGGGTGCAACGGTATACATTTATCAGGATGGAAAACCTGTTGCTTCTGTAAAAGTCGATGAAAATGGTAAATGGACGTATACGACAGATGAATTGGCGCCTGGCAGTTATAGTTATACATTCAGACAGGTAGATAAATCAGGTTTGAATGGTCAGGAAAGTGATCCGTTTAAATTTACTGTGGAATCTACTGTTAAAACAGCTGCACTTGAAAGTCATGATTCAGCTGTGTCCTCTGACCAGACTGCCGACACTGTAAATGATCAGAGTCTTGCCAAACTACTTAATGCTCCCGTTCCTGTTATGGACTCATTCAGCATCGCGGAAGATCAGAGCCCACTTAATTCTGAGACGCTCCAGATACAGCAGTTATTTAAAGACACTGCTTCTGGTTCAGATGCAGGTACGATAGATTTATCGACTGTATTGCCGGAAAATGCAATGGCAGCCAGTCAGGGTCAGTCAGCACCGACTCAGACAGAGCCTGTGACGGTCAGTATCAGGATTGATCTGAATGAGTTGCTGAATCAGAATATCCCTCTGATATAA
- the pstC gene encoding phosphate ABC transporter permease subunit PstC, with the protein MNLLLVGILLALIAIAYQIGLRKSRNLAGDGNNSAILHSRPGYYGSLVALWCGIPAFFILIVWNLVEPSVLQHFILQNVPASVVGGLDEAGVDVLVDRVQAIASGFGVTDIPTAYEVAAAEQLAGFERIASFAKFAIVICVAILGLIWARKKVSQQYRARNQVEKSINVALILCSSVAILTTVGIVMSMFSEALRFFQFVSPASFFFGTEWNPGFSTSGNAEGSYGLLPLLWGTLMVSGIALLVAVPLGLMIAIYLAEYASPRFRSWAKPTIEVLAGIPTIVYGVFAIMVIGPFFKSIGDAIGLEVNATSALTAGFAMGIMIIPFVSSLSDDIITQVPRSLRDGSLGLGATKSETIRRVVLPAALPGITGAFLLAVSRAVGETMIVVLAAGNSPLLHANPLEAVSTVTVTIVKQLTGDTDFASPQALVAFALGLTLFVITLCLNIIALYIVRKYREQYE; encoded by the coding sequence ATGAATCTGCTTCTTGTAGGCATCCTGTTGGCACTGATCGCAATCGCATATCAAATTGGTCTGCGTAAAAGCAGAAATTTGGCAGGTGATGGAAACAATTCAGCGATATTACATTCCCGCCCGGGCTATTATGGTTCGCTGGTGGCTTTATGGTGTGGTATTCCTGCATTTTTTATTTTGATTGTCTGGAATCTTGTTGAACCGAGCGTTTTACAGCACTTTATATTACAGAATGTACCTGCCAGTGTTGTAGGTGGTCTTGATGAAGCAGGCGTAGATGTACTTGTAGACCGGGTGCAGGCTATTGCATCAGGCTTTGGGGTAACAGATATACCGACTGCTTATGAAGTCGCAGCAGCTGAACAGCTTGCTGGATTCGAGAGGATTGCTTCTTTTGCTAAATTTGCAATCGTTATCTGTGTTGCAATTCTGGGTCTGATCTGGGCGAGAAAAAAAGTATCTCAACAATATCGTGCCCGTAATCAGGTTGAAAAATCAATTAATGTTGCATTGATCCTGTGTTCAAGTGTCGCGATCCTGACAACTGTCGGCATTGTGATGTCAATGTTCAGCGAAGCACTCCGCTTTTTCCAGTTTGTCAGTCCAGCGAGCTTTTTCTTTGGTACTGAGTGGAATCCAGGTTTCAGTACATCAGGAAATGCAGAAGGAAGTTATGGTCTGTTACCGTTACTGTGGGGAACACTCATGGTCAGTGGTATTGCCTTACTTGTTGCAGTTCCATTGGGTCTGATGATTGCGATCTATCTGGCTGAGTATGCCTCACCGCGCTTTCGTTCATGGGCAAAACCGACCATTGAAGTGCTTGCGGGTATTCCAACCATTGTTTATGGTGTTTTCGCCATCATGGTGATTGGTCCATTTTTCAAGTCTATTGGCGATGCCATCGGTCTTGAAGTCAATGCGACCAGTGCTTTAACAGCAGGTTTTGCAATGGGGATTATGATTATTCCTTTTGTATCTTCATTGTCTGATGACATTATTACTCAGGTTCCTCGTTCATTACGTGATGGTTCGTTGGGTCTGGGCGCAACCAAGTCTGAAACGATCCGCCGTGTGGTTTTACCGGCAGCTTTGCCTGGTATTACAGGTGCATTCCTGCTGGCGGTGTCCCGTGCAGTAGGCGAAACTATGATTGTGGTACTGGCAGCAGGGAACAGTCCATTACTGCATGCGAACCCGCTTGAAGCAGTTTCAACAGTGACGGTGACCATTGTCAAACAGTTAACAGGTGATACTGATTTCGCAAGTCCGCAGGCACTGGTTGCCTTTGCACTGGGTCTGACACTGTTTGTCATTACGCTGTGTCTGAACATTATTGCACTCTACATTGTGCGTAAATATCGTGAGCAATACGAATGA
- a CDS encoding DUF2238 domain-containing protein, with protein MIYHSLTQKHWLVLAVLAIAIILASINPLEFQSYLLHQVGTVLMLIALFYCLKKIGLSFSSFALYTGFLLIHVIAAHYLYSYVPYNDWAIKYFGFDLNQAMGWTRNMFDRFVHFFYGLFLYPFFYRLFQVWLPSLKPKVLFLLIIQFVMASSLFYEWIEWWIAIGLSPEEAENYNGQQGDIWDAHKDMFLATIGAIITGIYMLIKKAPTE; from the coding sequence ATGATTTATCATTCTCTCACTCAAAAACACTGGCTGGTTCTTGCCGTACTCGCAATCGCGATTATTTTAGCCAGCATCAATCCCCTGGAATTTCAATCTTATCTGTTGCATCAAGTCGGCACAGTACTGATGCTCATTGCCCTGTTTTACTGCTTAAAAAAAATCGGACTGAGTTTTTCTTCATTTGCACTGTATACTGGTTTTTTACTCATTCACGTCATCGCAGCGCATTACCTGTATTCCTATGTGCCTTATAATGACTGGGCAATCAAATACTTCGGTTTTGATTTAAATCAAGCCATGGGCTGGACACGCAATATGTTCGACCGCTTTGTCCATTTCTTCTACGGGCTATTCCTTTACCCATTTTTCTATCGCCTGTTCCAGGTCTGGCTGCCCAGTTTAAAACCCAAAGTATTATTTTTATTAATTATTCAGTTTGTCATGGCAAGCAGTTTGTTTTATGAATGGATTGAATGGTGGATCGCCATTGGTTTATCCCCTGAAGAAGCTGAAAACTATAACGGTCAGCAAGGTGATATCTGGGATGCTCATAAAGATATGTTCCTGGCAACCATTGGTGCAATCATTACAGGCATTTATATGCTCATAAAAAAAGCACCTACAGAGTAA
- the pstA gene encoding phosphate ABC transporter permease PstA, which produces MSTSNTSPADQNVFDPQVAAELREKRKQKVASSLAKRHRTEKAFRFFGFSSVIVGLAFVALLFGSIMYKGMPAFWQASMTVPVFFDPKIIDAGPRPVQTTGESPAHFEERFVEWQTKMGMVDWDALIANGLIAKDPSLESKRDELSSLYTSSEAYRIRDMVFKDPALVGKKVELNLLADANIDVWLSGNIDRTLPDDQQQLSPEVRQLSDDLAAKGVLERTFNTQLFTNPDSRSSPATAGLAGAFMGSLFMMLIVIVISIPLGVASAIYLEEFAPKNFITDIIEVNINNLAAVPSIVFGLLGAAIFIGWMHLPISAPLVGGLVLSLMTLPTVIITTRASLKAVPPSIRQAALGIGASRIQTVFHHVLPLALPGIMTGAIIGIAHALGETAPLLLIGMSAFVANIPMSPLDQSTALPVQVYLWQGNELRNFFEGRTAAAIIVLLALMVGLNSLAIWLRKKFEVRW; this is translated from the coding sequence ATGAGTACATCAAATACATCTCCAGCGGATCAAAATGTATTTGATCCTCAGGTTGCAGCAGAATTACGTGAAAAACGTAAACAGAAAGTCGCAAGTTCACTTGCGAAAAGACACCGCACAGAAAAGGCATTCCGTTTCTTTGGTTTCAGTTCAGTGATTGTTGGTCTTGCATTTGTAGCCTTACTGTTTGGCAGCATCATGTACAAAGGTATGCCTGCTTTCTGGCAGGCAAGTATGACTGTTCCGGTCTTCTTTGATCCTAAAATCATTGATGCAGGACCTCGACCTGTTCAGACTACCGGTGAGTCTCCAGCGCATTTTGAAGAACGGTTTGTCGAGTGGCAGACGAAGATGGGTATGGTGGACTGGGATGCACTGATTGCAAATGGTCTGATTGCTAAAGATCCATCACTGGAAAGTAAACGTGATGAACTGAGCAGTCTTTACACCAGTTCAGAAGCTTATCGTATCCGTGACATGGTATTTAAAGATCCTGCTCTTGTAGGTAAAAAAGTTGAGCTGAATCTTCTTGCGGATGCCAATATTGATGTCTGGCTCTCAGGTAATATTGACCGTACCTTGCCTGATGATCAACAGCAGTTAAGTCCTGAAGTCCGTCAGCTTTCAGATGATCTTGCAGCCAAAGGTGTGCTTGAAAGAACATTCAACACTCAGTTATTTACCAACCCTGATTCACGCAGTTCGCCAGCAACGGCGGGTCTGGCAGGTGCATTCATGGGTTCACTGTTTATGATGCTGATTGTTATTGTAATTTCCATTCCTTTGGGTGTGGCAAGTGCGATCTATCTGGAAGAGTTTGCACCAAAGAACTTTATTACAGACATTATTGAAGTCAACATCAACAACCTGGCTGCTGTACCTTCGATTGTCTTTGGTTTGCTTGGTGCGGCTATTTTTATCGGATGGATGCATTTACCGATTTCAGCACCCCTGGTCGGTGGTCTGGTCCTCAGTCTGATGACTTTACCAACGGTTATTATTACCACACGTGCTTCTTTGAAAGCGGTACCACCTTCGATCCGTCAGGCAGCACTGGGTATTGGCGCATCACGTATTCAGACTGTATTTCACCATGTATTACCTTTGGCGCTGCCAGGTATCATGACAGGTGCGATCATTGGTATTGCACATGCATTAGGTGAAACTGCGCCATTATTACTGATTGGTATGAGTGCATTCGTTGCGAATATTCCGATGTCTCCTCTGGATCAGTCTACAGCATTACCTGTTCAGGTTTATCTGTGGCAGGGCAATGAGCTGCGTAACTTCTTCGAAGGGCGTACAGCTGCAGCCATTATCGTTTTACTTGCCTTGATGGTGGGACTGAACAGTCTTGCAATCTGGTTACGTAAGAAATTTGAAGTTCGCTGGTAA
- a CDS encoding pyridoxal phosphate-dependent decarboxylase family protein — protein sequence MVDFAEHRKALLCNDAESIADYESAMGEATKAVAAWLQNDKMYTGGSIKELRQAISFNPSKEGLGLHQSLERMVELFLNKSLKVHHPHSLAHLHCPTMVTSQIAEVLINATNQSMDSWDQSPAGSLMEVQLIDWLRQKVGYGAGQAGVFTSGGTQSNLMGVLLARDWCIAKNWKDENGNPWSVQRDGVPNEAMRNVKVICSENAHFSVQKNMAMMGMGFQSVVTVPVNENAQMDVDALEKTMAHLQAEGKIVACVVATAGTTDAGAIDPLKKIREITTKFGAWMHIDAAWGGALILSNDYRSMLDGIELSDSITLDFHKHYFQSISCGAFLLKDEANYRFMHYEAEYLNSAYDEEHGVPNLVSKSLQTTRRFDALKLWMTIENLGEELYGSMIDHGVKLTREVADYINATDGLEMLVDPQFASVLFRVIPQGYPVELLDTLNQNVADELFARGEANIGVTKVGNVQSLKMTTLSPVATLENVQNLLALVLAEADRIKDAIADGTYTPAID from the coding sequence ATGGTAGATTTTGCAGAACACCGTAAAGCGTTACTCTGCAATGATGCTGAGTCAATTGCTGACTATGAGTCAGCAATGGGTGAGGCGACCAAAGCGGTCGCAGCATGGTTGCAGAACGATAAAATGTATACAGGTGGCAGTATTAAAGAACTTCGCCAGGCGATTTCTTTTAACCCATCGAAAGAAGGTTTAGGTTTACATCAGTCGCTTGAGCGTATGGTGGAACTTTTCCTCAATAAAAGTTTAAAAGTACATCATCCGCATTCTTTAGCACATTTGCACTGCCCAACCATGGTGACAAGCCAGATCGCTGAAGTGTTGATTAATGCTACTAACCAATCAATGGATTCATGGGATCAAAGCCCAGCGGGTTCTTTGATGGAAGTGCAACTGATTGACTGGCTTCGCCAGAAAGTCGGTTATGGTGCAGGTCAGGCAGGCGTGTTCACTTCAGGTGGTACACAGTCGAACCTGATGGGTGTACTGCTTGCACGTGACTGGTGTATTGCGAAAAACTGGAAAGACGAAAACGGTAATCCGTGGTCTGTACAGCGTGATGGCGTGCCAAATGAAGCAATGCGTAATGTCAAAGTCATCTGTTCTGAAAATGCACATTTCTCGGTGCAAAAGAACATGGCAATGATGGGTATGGGCTTCCAGTCTGTTGTGACGGTTCCTGTGAATGAAAATGCACAGATGGACGTTGATGCACTGGAAAAAACCATGGCACACCTTCAAGCTGAAGGCAAAATCGTGGCATGTGTGGTTGCAACTGCGGGTACAACTGATGCAGGTGCAATTGATCCATTGAAAAAAATCCGTGAAATTACCACTAAATTTGGCGCGTGGATGCATATCGACGCGGCATGGGGTGGGGCATTGATTCTGTCGAATGATTACCGTTCAATGCTGGATGGTATTGAATTGTCAGATTCGATCACACTGGATTTCCATAAGCATTATTTCCAGAGCATTTCCTGTGGTGCATTCCTGCTCAAAGATGAAGCGAACTATCGTTTCATGCATTATGAAGCAGAGTATTTAAACTCAGCTTATGATGAAGAGCATGGTGTACCGAACCTGGTATCTAAATCTCTACAAACAACACGTCGTTTTGATGCGTTGAAACTGTGGATGACGATTGAGAACTTAGGTGAAGAGCTTTACGGTTCAATGATCGATCACGGTGTGAAACTGACACGTGAAGTTGCAGATTATATCAATGCAACAGATGGTCTTGAAATGCTGGTTGATCCACAGTTTGCATCAGTATTGTTCCGTGTGATTCCGCAAGGCTATCCTGTGGAATTGCTTGATACCCTGAACCAGAATGTGGCAGATGAACTGTTTGCCCGTGGTGAAGCGAATATCGGCGTGACTAAAGTCGGCAATGTTCAGTCATTGAAAATGACCACTTTAAGCCCTGTTGCAACTTTGGAAAACGTACAGAATTTGCTTGCACTCGTGCTTGCTGAAGCTGACCGTATCAAAGATGCAATCGCGGATGGTACGTATACGCCTGCGATTGACTGA
- the pstB gene encoding phosphate ABC transporter ATP-binding protein PstB translates to MNTVVTNTQKQDKSVNSEQQTQSTTPETEQKRSTSFVSQFDTQPSAKNQKQTADVKISTSDVHVYYGESEAIKGIDLNIYENEVIAFIGPSGCGKSTFLRTLNRMNDTIESCRVTGKVTLDNQDIYDPNLDVVLLRAQVGMVFQKPNPFPKSIFDNVAYGPKLHGLARDKYDMEEIVENSLRKAGLWDEVKDRLNQPGTGLSGGQQQRLCIARTIAVSPEVILMDEPCSALDPIATAKVEELISELSNQYTIAIVTHSMQQAARVSDRTAYFHLGDLIEVNSTEKVFTQPDHQLTEAYITGRFG, encoded by the coding sequence ATGAACACAGTAGTTACAAACACCCAGAAACAGGATAAGTCAGTGAATTCAGAACAACAAACACAATCCACAACGCCTGAAACTGAGCAGAAACGCAGCACTTCTTTTGTTTCTCAGTTTGATACGCAGCCATCTGCAAAAAATCAAAAGCAGACAGCAGATGTTAAAATCAGTACTTCCGATGTACATGTGTACTATGGTGAATCTGAAGCGATCAAAGGCATTGATTTAAATATTTATGAAAATGAAGTAATTGCTTTTATTGGACCATCGGGTTGCGGTAAGTCAACTTTCCTGCGGACACTGAACCGGATGAACGATACGATTGAATCATGTCGTGTTACGGGTAAAGTGACGCTGGATAACCAGGATATTTATGACCCGAACCTGGATGTCGTATTACTACGCGCACAGGTTGGTATGGTGTTCCAGAAGCCGAATCCATTTCCAAAGTCTATTTTTGATAACGTGGCTTATGGTCCTAAACTGCATGGACTGGCGCGTGATAAATATGACATGGAAGAAATTGTGGAAAACAGTCTGCGTAAAGCAGGTCTGTGGGATGAAGTGAAAGACCGTCTGAATCAGCCTGGTACAGGTCTGTCAGGTGGTCAGCAGCAGCGTCTGTGTATTGCACGTACCATTGCTGTTTCGCCAGAAGTGATTCTGATGGATGAGCCTTGTTCAGCACTTGACCCTATTGCAACAGCAAAAGTGGAAGAACTGATTTCTGAGCTGTCCAACCAGTACACCATTGCGATTGTAACTCACTCGATGCAACAGGCGGCACGTGTTTCTGACCGTACAGCTTACTTCCATCTGGGTGATCTGATTGAAGTGAACTCGACTGAAAAAGTCTTTACTCAACCTGATCATCAGCTGACAGAAGCATATATTACAGGTCGTTTTGGTTGA
- the sohB gene encoding protease SohB yields the protein MLFHNPKLPAEIRISHLNARINEQRKKIAQTTASRLELLQLAQQLAKEARSRKKNNQKIFVLDFKGDTAASAVEQLREEITLILATAKSGRDRVVVRLESPGGMVHGYGLAAAQLVRLRDAGFHLTICIDKVAASGGYMMACIGSEIVSAPFAVVGSIGVVAQVPNFNRLLKEHHVDFELYTAGQFKRTVTMFGENTPEGKAKFEEELQQTHRLFKHFVEKYRPKLNIESVATGEHWYGQDAQSLNLIDKIQTSDEYLLGLLPQHDVYVITTRRKPSLGEKLGLQAAQIADSLVPSLVNKLVDVLSQKNADLVQVRDPKF from the coding sequence ATGCTGTTTCATAATCCTAAGCTGCCTGCTGAAATCCGTATCAGCCATTTAAATGCACGCATCAACGAACAAAGAAAGAAAATCGCTCAGACGACTGCATCCCGACTGGAGCTGCTACAGCTTGCACAGCAGCTGGCAAAAGAAGCAAGAAGCCGTAAAAAAAATAATCAGAAGATATTTGTTCTTGATTTTAAGGGTGATACAGCAGCATCAGCTGTAGAGCAGTTACGTGAAGAAATTACTTTAATTCTTGCAACTGCAAAGTCAGGTCGTGACCGTGTAGTGGTGCGTCTTGAAAGCCCAGGTGGTATGGTTCATGGATATGGGCTTGCTGCTGCGCAGCTGGTACGTCTGCGTGATGCAGGCTTTCATCTGACCATTTGTATCGATAAAGTTGCTGCCAGCGGTGGATATATGATGGCGTGTATAGGCAGTGAAATTGTATCTGCGCCATTTGCTGTGGTCGGATCAATTGGTGTTGTCGCTCAGGTTCCAAATTTTAACCGCCTGCTGAAAGAGCATCATGTGGATTTTGAACTGTATACAGCGGGTCAGTTTAAACGGACAGTCACCATGTTCGGTGAAAACACACCTGAGGGCAAAGCTAAATTTGAAGAAGAACTTCAGCAGACACATCGGTTATTCAAACATTTTGTGGAAAAGTACCGACCAAAGCTGAATATTGAAAGTGTTGCAACAGGGGAACACTGGTATGGTCAGGATGCACAGAGCCTGAATCTGATTGACAAAATTCAGACTTCAGATGAATACCTGCTGGGTTTATTGCCTCAGCATGATGTATATGTCATCACAACGCGCCGTAAACCGTCACTGGGCGAAAAACTTGGCTTGCAGGCTGCTCAGATTGCAGACAGTCTTGTGCCGTCTCTGGTGAATAAACTAGTGGATGTACTGAGTCAGAAAAATGCTGACCTGGTACAGGTGCGAGACCCAAAATTTTAA
- a CDS encoding substrate-binding domain-containing protein, giving the protein MRFNHIALALAVSGAAVATTANAARDTIQIAGSSTVLPFSSIVAEEFGNTFPQFKAPVVGSGGSSAGLKQFCSGVGDNTIDIANASRKIKDTEIAACKKAGVNKVQEIKIGYDGIVFASNSTKAAYKLRPQHVFAALSAELPSNGKLVPNPYTRWNQIDKSLPNEAITLVIPASNHGTREVFQEKMVEAGCEAYDYYKKLDKDAQKKACSTFRKDGKVIEIAGDYTETLARLKTSPNAVGVFGLGFYDQNRDKLRVATVNNVVPSEQTILNGSYPVSRPLYFYVKGEHIKSIKGLKEFTEYFLSKKVSGKGSKLDKAGLISLSDTERAKVLATFKAGK; this is encoded by the coding sequence ATGCGCTTTAATCATATTGCACTTGCTTTAGCGGTTTCAGGGGCAGCTGTAGCGACTACAGCTAATGCAGCTCGTGATACTATCCAGATTGCTGGTTCTTCAACTGTACTGCCTTTTTCAAGTATTGTTGCTGAAGAGTTTGGTAATACTTTCCCACAGTTTAAAGCACCGGTTGTTGGTTCAGGCGGTAGTTCAGCAGGTCTGAAACAGTTCTGTTCAGGCGTGGGTGATAACACGATCGACATCGCAAATGCTTCACGTAAAATTAAAGATACAGAAATTGCAGCGTGTAAAAAAGCTGGTGTAAATAAAGTCCAGGAAATCAAAATCGGTTATGACGGTATTGTTTTCGCTTCCAACTCGACTAAAGCGGCTTATAAATTACGTCCACAGCACGTTTTTGCAGCACTTTCAGCTGAATTGCCATCAAATGGTAAACTGGTTCCAAACCCTTATACCCGCTGGAATCAGATTGACAAATCACTGCCGAATGAAGCAATTACTCTGGTGATTCCTGCATCTAACCACGGTACTCGTGAAGTGTTCCAGGAAAAAATGGTTGAAGCAGGCTGTGAAGCTTACGATTATTATAAAAAGTTAGATAAAGATGCTCAGAAAAAAGCATGTTCAACTTTCCGTAAAGATGGAAAAGTGATTGAAATTGCAGGCGACTATACAGAAACACTGGCACGTCTGAAAACTTCACCGAATGCGGTAGGTGTATTTGGTTTAGGTTTCTATGATCAGAACCGTGACAAGTTACGTGTTGCAACAGTAAATAACGTTGTTCCTTCTGAACAGACGATTTTAAATGGTTCTTATCCTGTATCGCGTCCACTGTACTTCTACGTGAAAGGTGAGCACATTAAATCAATCAAGGGTCTGAAAGAATTTACTGAATACTTCCTGAGCAAGAAAGTATCTGGTAAAGGTTCAAAACTGGATAAAGCAGGTCTGATTTCTCTGTCTGATACAGAACGTGCAAAAGTACTGGCTACATTTAAAGCTGGTAAATAA